Proteins co-encoded in one Opisthocomus hoazin isolate bOpiHoa1 chromosome 9, bOpiHoa1.hap1, whole genome shotgun sequence genomic window:
- the TMEM198 gene encoding transmembrane protein 198 isoform X2: MPPSPFSLSVCSWGGCRGAVLPASHGAGAEILMLLPGVPRAMTATVQTLRFKLLPHEPGQEWGHSCQQEIERRYQVVPSVVCAMCCLFGIIYCFFGYRCFKAVMFLTGLMFGSIIIFMLCYKERVLDTQLSVEASVGIGLGIGVLCGLVTMLVRSVGLFMVGLLLGLLLAVATLVVMEQFYHPPTVWIPIALLLGVGMLFAVLTLQWQRFFTTLSTAVFGSAIMTVTIDYFIELFLLVQYIYERIKVAPARPVCWYSWVILGVWPLLATLGVLVQWKVTAEGYSHTEVIISRQQRRVQLMRIKQREDRKEKKKKRRPHHPPPHQHKAHPPEPAYRRKPNPVRRFDGDVLSPVSPAPRSYIQSFRERQTGPSLNSLIASSHAVVDLDYDCSSTVPLTTGSGPAVRV, from the exons ATGCCTCCatcccccttctctctctctgtctgcagctggggCGGGTGCCGGGGCGCAGTTTTGCCGGCGAGCCATGGGGCAGGAGCGGAGATTTTGATGCTTCTCCCGGGAGTCCCCAGAGCCATGACTGCAACTGTGCAGACGCTGCGGTTCAAGCTGCTGCCGCACGAGCCAGGCCAGGAGTGGGGGCACAGCTGCCAGCAGGAAATCGAGCGTCGCTACCAGGTCGTGCCGTCAGTGGTGTGCGCCATGTGCTGCCTCTTCGGCATCATCTACTGCTTCTTTG GCTACCGCTGCTTCAAGGCTGTCATGTTCCTGACGGGGCTGATGTTCGGCTCCATCATCATCTTCATGCTGTGCTACAAGGAGAGGGTTTTGGACACGCAGCTGAGCGTGGAGGCCTCAGTGGGCATCGGGCTGGGCATCGGGGTCCTGTGCGGGCTGGTCACCATGCTGGTGCGCAGCGTCGGCCTCTTCATggtggggctgctcctggggctgctgctggcagtggccACGCTGGTGGTGATGGAGCAGTTCTACCACCCACCGACGGTGTGGATCCCCATCGCGCTGCTCCTGGGTGTCGGGATGCTCTTCGCCGTCCTCACCCTGCAGTGGCAGCGCTTCTTCACCACCCTCTCCACCGCCGTCTTCGGCAGCGCCATCATGACTGTCACCATCGACTACTTCATCGAGCTCTTCCTCCTGGTACAGTACATCTACGAGCGCATCAAGGTGGCCCCCGCTCGCCCCGTGTGCTGGTACAGCTGGGTCATCCTGGGCGTCTGGCCGCTCCTCGCCACGCTGGGTgtcctggtccagtggaaggtcaCGGCCGAGGGCTACTCCCACACCGAAG TGATCATCAGCCGGCAGCAGCGCCGCGTGCAGCTGATGCGCATCAAGCAGCGGGAGGACcgaaaggagaagaagaagaagcggAGACCCCACCACCCGCCACCCCACCAACACAAAGCCCACCCGCCCGAGCCCGCCTACCGCCGCAAACCCAACCCTGTGCGCCGCTTCGATGGGGACGTGCTCTCCCCTGTGAGTCCCGCACCcagg AGCTATATCCAGAGTTTCCGAGAGCGGCAGACGGGGCCGTCCCTGAACAGCCTCATCGCCAGCTCCCACGCCGTAGTGGACCTGGACTATGACTGCAGCTCCACCGTGCCCCTCACCACGGGCTCCGGCCCCGCCGTGCGGGTGTAA
- the TMEM198 gene encoding transmembrane protein 198 isoform X1 gives MPPSPFSLSVCSWGGCRGAVLPASHGAGAEILMLLPGVPRAMTATVQTLRFKLLPHEPGQEWGHSCQQEIERRYQVVPSVVCAMCCLFGIIYCFFGYRCFKAVMFLTGLMFGSIIIFMLCYKERVLDTQLSVEASVGIGLGIGVLCGLVTMLVRSVGLFMVGLLLGLLLAVATLVVMEQFYHPPTVWIPIALLLGVGMLFAVLTLQWQRFFTTLSTAVFGSAIMTVTIDYFIELFLLVQYIYERIKVAPARPVCWYSWVILGVWPLLATLGVLVQWKVTAEGYSHTEVIISRQQRRVQLMRIKQREDRKEKKKKRRPHHPPPHQHKAHPPEPAYRRKPNPVRRFDGDVLSPVSPAPRQSYIQSFRERQTGPSLNSLIASSHAVVDLDYDCSSTVPLTTGSGPAVRV, from the exons ATGCCTCCatcccccttctctctctctgtctgcagctggggCGGGTGCCGGGGCGCAGTTTTGCCGGCGAGCCATGGGGCAGGAGCGGAGATTTTGATGCTTCTCCCGGGAGTCCCCAGAGCCATGACTGCAACTGTGCAGACGCTGCGGTTCAAGCTGCTGCCGCACGAGCCAGGCCAGGAGTGGGGGCACAGCTGCCAGCAGGAAATCGAGCGTCGCTACCAGGTCGTGCCGTCAGTGGTGTGCGCCATGTGCTGCCTCTTCGGCATCATCTACTGCTTCTTTG GCTACCGCTGCTTCAAGGCTGTCATGTTCCTGACGGGGCTGATGTTCGGCTCCATCATCATCTTCATGCTGTGCTACAAGGAGAGGGTTTTGGACACGCAGCTGAGCGTGGAGGCCTCAGTGGGCATCGGGCTGGGCATCGGGGTCCTGTGCGGGCTGGTCACCATGCTGGTGCGCAGCGTCGGCCTCTTCATggtggggctgctcctggggctgctgctggcagtggccACGCTGGTGGTGATGGAGCAGTTCTACCACCCACCGACGGTGTGGATCCCCATCGCGCTGCTCCTGGGTGTCGGGATGCTCTTCGCCGTCCTCACCCTGCAGTGGCAGCGCTTCTTCACCACCCTCTCCACCGCCGTCTTCGGCAGCGCCATCATGACTGTCACCATCGACTACTTCATCGAGCTCTTCCTCCTGGTACAGTACATCTACGAGCGCATCAAGGTGGCCCCCGCTCGCCCCGTGTGCTGGTACAGCTGGGTCATCCTGGGCGTCTGGCCGCTCCTCGCCACGCTGGGTgtcctggtccagtggaaggtcaCGGCCGAGGGCTACTCCCACACCGAAG TGATCATCAGCCGGCAGCAGCGCCGCGTGCAGCTGATGCGCATCAAGCAGCGGGAGGACcgaaaggagaagaagaagaagcggAGACCCCACCACCCGCCACCCCACCAACACAAAGCCCACCCGCCCGAGCCCGCCTACCGCCGCAAACCCAACCCTGTGCGCCGCTTCGATGGGGACGTGCTCTCCCCTGTGAGTCCCGCACCcagg CAGAGCTATATCCAGAGTTTCCGAGAGCGGCAGACGGGGCCGTCCCTGAACAGCCTCATCGCCAGCTCCCACGCCGTAGTGGACCTGGACTATGACTGCAGCTCCACCGTGCCCCTCACCACGGGCTCCGGCCCCGCCGTGCGGGTGTAA
- the TMEM198 gene encoding transmembrane protein 198 isoform X3, producing MPPSPFSLSVCSWGGCRGAVLPASHGAGAEILMLLPGVPRAMTATVQTLRFKLLPHEPGQEWGHSCQQEIERRYQVVPSVVCAMCCLFGIIYCFFGYRCFKAVMFLTGLMFGSIIIFMLCYKERVLDTQLSVEASVGIGLGIGVLCGLVTMLVRSVGLFMVGLLLGLLLAVATLVVMEQFYHPPTVWIPIALLLGVGMLFAVLTLQWQRFFTTLSTAVFGSAIMTVTIDYFIELFLLVQYIYERIKVAPARPVCWYSWVILGVWPLLATLGVLVQWKVTAEGYSHTEVIISRQQRRVQLMRIKQREDRKEKKKKRRPHHPPPHQHKAHPPEPAYRRKPNPVRRFDGDVLSPSYIQSFRERQTGPSLNSLIASSHAVVDLDYDCSSTVPLTTGSGPAVRV from the exons ATGCCTCCatcccccttctctctctctgtctgcagctggggCGGGTGCCGGGGCGCAGTTTTGCCGGCGAGCCATGGGGCAGGAGCGGAGATTTTGATGCTTCTCCCGGGAGTCCCCAGAGCCATGACTGCAACTGTGCAGACGCTGCGGTTCAAGCTGCTGCCGCACGAGCCAGGCCAGGAGTGGGGGCACAGCTGCCAGCAGGAAATCGAGCGTCGCTACCAGGTCGTGCCGTCAGTGGTGTGCGCCATGTGCTGCCTCTTCGGCATCATCTACTGCTTCTTTG GCTACCGCTGCTTCAAGGCTGTCATGTTCCTGACGGGGCTGATGTTCGGCTCCATCATCATCTTCATGCTGTGCTACAAGGAGAGGGTTTTGGACACGCAGCTGAGCGTGGAGGCCTCAGTGGGCATCGGGCTGGGCATCGGGGTCCTGTGCGGGCTGGTCACCATGCTGGTGCGCAGCGTCGGCCTCTTCATggtggggctgctcctggggctgctgctggcagtggccACGCTGGTGGTGATGGAGCAGTTCTACCACCCACCGACGGTGTGGATCCCCATCGCGCTGCTCCTGGGTGTCGGGATGCTCTTCGCCGTCCTCACCCTGCAGTGGCAGCGCTTCTTCACCACCCTCTCCACCGCCGTCTTCGGCAGCGCCATCATGACTGTCACCATCGACTACTTCATCGAGCTCTTCCTCCTGGTACAGTACATCTACGAGCGCATCAAGGTGGCCCCCGCTCGCCCCGTGTGCTGGTACAGCTGGGTCATCCTGGGCGTCTGGCCGCTCCTCGCCACGCTGGGTgtcctggtccagtggaaggtcaCGGCCGAGGGCTACTCCCACACCGAAG TGATCATCAGCCGGCAGCAGCGCCGCGTGCAGCTGATGCGCATCAAGCAGCGGGAGGACcgaaaggagaagaagaagaagcggAGACCCCACCACCCGCCACCCCACCAACACAAAGCCCACCCGCCCGAGCCCGCCTACCGCCGCAAACCCAACCCTGTGCGCCGCTTCGATGGGGACGTGCTCTCCCCT AGCTATATCCAGAGTTTCCGAGAGCGGCAGACGGGGCCGTCCCTGAACAGCCTCATCGCCAGCTCCCACGCCGTAGTGGACCTGGACTATGACTGCAGCTCCACCGTGCCCCTCACCACGGGCTCCGGCCCCGCCGTGCGGGTGTAA
- the TMEM198 gene encoding transmembrane protein 198 isoform X4 gives MLLPGVPRAMTATVQTLRFKLLPHEPGQEWGHSCQQEIERRYQVVPSVVCAMCCLFGIIYCFFGYRCFKAVMFLTGLMFGSIIIFMLCYKERVLDTQLSVEASVGIGLGIGVLCGLVTMLVRSVGLFMVGLLLGLLLAVATLVVMEQFYHPPTVWIPIALLLGVGMLFAVLTLQWQRFFTTLSTAVFGSAIMTVTIDYFIELFLLVQYIYERIKVAPARPVCWYSWVILGVWPLLATLGVLVQWKVTAEGYSHTEVIISRQQRRVQLMRIKQREDRKEKKKKRRPHHPPPHQHKAHPPEPAYRRKPNPVRRFDGDVLSPVSPAPRQSYIQSFRERQTGPSLNSLIASSHAVVDLDYDCSSTVPLTTGSGPAVRV, from the exons ATGCTTCTCCCGGGAGTCCCCAGAGCCATGACTGCAACTGTGCAGACGCTGCGGTTCAAGCTGCTGCCGCACGAGCCAGGCCAGGAGTGGGGGCACAGCTGCCAGCAGGAAATCGAGCGTCGCTACCAGGTCGTGCCGTCAGTGGTGTGCGCCATGTGCTGCCTCTTCGGCATCATCTACTGCTTCTTTG GCTACCGCTGCTTCAAGGCTGTCATGTTCCTGACGGGGCTGATGTTCGGCTCCATCATCATCTTCATGCTGTGCTACAAGGAGAGGGTTTTGGACACGCAGCTGAGCGTGGAGGCCTCAGTGGGCATCGGGCTGGGCATCGGGGTCCTGTGCGGGCTGGTCACCATGCTGGTGCGCAGCGTCGGCCTCTTCATggtggggctgctcctggggctgctgctggcagtggccACGCTGGTGGTGATGGAGCAGTTCTACCACCCACCGACGGTGTGGATCCCCATCGCGCTGCTCCTGGGTGTCGGGATGCTCTTCGCCGTCCTCACCCTGCAGTGGCAGCGCTTCTTCACCACCCTCTCCACCGCCGTCTTCGGCAGCGCCATCATGACTGTCACCATCGACTACTTCATCGAGCTCTTCCTCCTGGTACAGTACATCTACGAGCGCATCAAGGTGGCCCCCGCTCGCCCCGTGTGCTGGTACAGCTGGGTCATCCTGGGCGTCTGGCCGCTCCTCGCCACGCTGGGTgtcctggtccagtggaaggtcaCGGCCGAGGGCTACTCCCACACCGAAG TGATCATCAGCCGGCAGCAGCGCCGCGTGCAGCTGATGCGCATCAAGCAGCGGGAGGACcgaaaggagaagaagaagaagcggAGACCCCACCACCCGCCACCCCACCAACACAAAGCCCACCCGCCCGAGCCCGCCTACCGCCGCAAACCCAACCCTGTGCGCCGCTTCGATGGGGACGTGCTCTCCCCTGTGAGTCCCGCACCcagg CAGAGCTATATCCAGAGTTTCCGAGAGCGGCAGACGGGGCCGTCCCTGAACAGCCTCATCGCCAGCTCCCACGCCGTAGTGGACCTGGACTATGACTGCAGCTCCACCGTGCCCCTCACCACGGGCTCCGGCCCCGCCGTGCGGGTGTAA